A genomic segment from Drosophila miranda strain MSH22 chromosome 3, D.miranda_PacBio2.1, whole genome shotgun sequence encodes:
- the LOC108160254 gene encoding NSFL1 cofactor p47, which produces MSDEQKLQSFMRKHDVQEDVARRYLVANDWALDQASGAYESDTAAVNSSPTDSSSNREPQSGISVHTDRQDDDPEKHFAESSNNTIAPGEKRVSIEGSTPALTYVDSLHSVRVWGQGRRLGSAHPINPPAPGIANQDSDTDPNDSEHTIVVLHLWSEGFSLDDGSLRLYDVPENAQFLQSVLQREEKMLGLGQRLEVSVQDHSNEPFRRLGQFLGPGRTLGDRLTRLANSSPSESLARQEQHAEGKLSLNEKSAMTTVQLRLSDGSRISARFNRTHNVGDLYRYVRLARPQYSSRRFVLMTSFPRVQLDETDARSLAEANLCNVVVIQHLEEEQPEQSSSEFLM; this is translated from the coding sequence GCCAACGACTGGGCGTTGGATCAAGCCAGCGGTGCCTACGAGTCGGACACGGCCGCTGTCAACAGCAGTCCCACTGACTCGTCCAGCAACAGAGAGCCGCAGTCGGGGATCAGCGTGCACACAGACCGGCAGGACGATGATCCGGAGAAGCACTTTGCCGAAAGCTCCAACAACACTATAGCCCCAGGGGAGAAGCGCGTCAGCATAGAGGGTTCCACTCCGGCCCTGACCTACGTGGACAGCCTCCACAGCGTGCGAGTGTGGGGGCAAGGCCGCCGTCTGGGCAGCGCTCATCCGATCAATCCGCCGGCGCCTGGGATCGCGAATCAGGACTCGGACACGGATCCCAATGACAGCGAGCACACCATCGTGGTGCTGCATCTCTGGTCGGAGGGCTTTTCCTTGGACGACGGCTCGCTCAGACTTTACGATGTTCCGGAGAACGCACAGTTTCTGCAGTCCGTTCTGCAGAGGGAGGAGAAGATGCTGGGCCTTGGCCAACGGCTGGAGGTGAGTGTCCAGGACCACAGCAACGAGCCCTTCAGGCGTCTTGGTCAGTTTCTGGGTCCAGGACGAACTCTGGGCGATCGCTTGACTCGCTTGGCGAACTCCTCGCCATCAGAGTCCTTGGCTCGCCAGGAGCAGCATGCCGAGGGCAAACTGAGCCTCAACGAGAAGTCGGCCATGACGACGGTCCAGCTGCGTCTCTCCGATGGCAGCCGCATCTCAGCCCGCTTCAATCGCACCCACAACGTGGGCGACCTCTACCGCTATGTACGCCTGGCACGGCCACAGTACTCCAGCCGGAGATTCGTACTGATGACGAGCTTTCCTCGAGTGCAGCTGGATGAGACGGATGCCCGAAGCCTGGCCGAGGCCAATCTCTGCAATGTGGTCGTCATCCAGCACTTGGAAGAGGAGCAGCCCGAGCAGTCCTCCTCCGAATTTCTGATGTAA
- the LOC108160251 gene encoding uncharacterized protein LOC108160251 isoform X1, translating into MDLRNLTLPPPAATTIMSSSSSAAAGAAVGALVGAASAAGGPTTAALASIAAQTGTTIALATASSPTTTPATFFTYSIPGMDITPGPFIFTYVSEFLSLITPEELPLDSIRDVLHKNVSLLDFASNAIKIESGFIGLMSIFAILALVPLIATCAWCCGRRSTQEEVDHIRRAPVHIRDEALEESLRCRKSAGLVTLWIVFVLLTLSDLSIFYANSRLSAGIEMTPEMVKSAVHDVEVFLKDTHLQIKHKLDNGFHVSVERVVKDLEDVDVLLGEPIQAEISAHTGLELAYDSLTTLSLANAELIYRVLMLQETVGRALKLSQEAAARMEELQIQLSVLQRQCTYRDRPLCDTLRIRSFEENGVVDALKTLQEDQSIFRMRYLGEIEFGATVKNLTSEVGVSRSIFSNFPQQVKHDTSYERNYTLEQLSSIRHRTTANAQQLTSAINVVLKRLEGTWPSMQPAYNELKEWADMYWSMGWIAAMVIVWVVVFMLMSYCCFLCESNTKSGVVFFVAVMIICLASIALTFYGVFSLAVGGNAEVFLCRSLYDKDYDMMGKLFDKPGYVYAREPQTGIIGELLRPAGVNRSVVNVSLGTALRGCEQNQASYNVFQLDAFVNTTKIADLKQFPKVSTAIDSISVSGRTLLSLTQSVQSILENMLQTSSFNLTTYRSSVGAPTPEKDLATFIDQMQRVALQIQDVATSSRMTTLGSRSKRLQASILQPLENLQNEILYHLTALELQRDPWAKQVNQTLNHLKSIQGYLENKAGEICHNMTRRYTDRLKAYLTSSKATMESQLGDTTTKCRPFYDTFDASRTFLCRNMVDFVNGLTFFILLTLLLWAIGTPVGLNLITIQTRLNVMQAAQARSKAKQRRSDRSPERERERDQRSDSRSRKKQRTSSASGTGRSVRREQSRERSTSSTARPRPPLRRTATEETLDLDEDSSPSRQPHQQQPPQRRQETERERERVLDRDQRSRERERERERERELSRGRDVSAVNTPVRSRSRQQLRHDPEDDNWGSSSGPSRATSNERETSQTKKILNIWQSRNKIKPPSLQRQGTEEYDFDVAPDDIGWRSHVQSSASPDHRADQRSRQPTDTRSNLRTKQKLRSTNADRASSEMVRRPVTPVLSVNPDIPAAVPMPRTPMRLKSKVSLTARAVQDIVNKRSQRLQRTGTDDFDFDESDAYGTGAHLEADVAAARRTPPRGAPPPPPPPAAGMNRGLSERTVRWNEEEEEVVFEDVDAPNSPVYLRQNL; encoded by the exons ATTCCATACGCGATGTCCTACACAAAAATGTCAGCCTGCTCGATTTTGCCTCCAAT GCCATCAAAATCGAATCCGGTTTCATTGGCCTGATGAGCATCTTTGCTATCCTGGCCCTGGTCCCGCTGATTGCCACCTGTGCCTGGTGCTGCGGCCGCCGCTCCACGCAGGAAGAGGTGGACCACATACGTAGAGCCCCCGTCCACATACGCGACGAGGCTCTGGAGGAGAGTCTGCGGTGCCGCAAAAGCGCCGGCCTGGTCACACTCTGGATCGTCTTTGTGCTGCTCAC GCTGAGCGACCTTAGCATATTTTATGCCAACAGCCGCCTCTCGGCTGGCATCGAGATGACGCCTGAGATGGTGAAGTCAGCCGTGCACGATGTGGAGGTCTTCCTAAAGGACACGCATCTGCAGATCAAACACAAACTGGATAATGGCTTTCATGTTTCCGTCGAGAGAGTCGTCAAAGACTTGGAAG ACGTGGATGTTCTCCTCGGTGAGCCAATTCAAGCGGAAATATCTGCACACACTGGCCTTGAGCTGGCATATGATTCATTGACGACACTTAGCTTGG CGAACGCGGAGCTCATCTATCGCGTCCTCATGCTGCAGGAGACTGTCGGCCGAGCCCTGAAGCTCTCCCAGGAGGCCGCCGCACGCATGGAGGAGCTGCAGATACAACTGTCCGTGCTGCAGCGCCAGTGCACGTACCGGGACCGGCCGCTCTGCGAcacattgcgtatacgcagcttcgaggagaacggcgtcgtCGATGCCCTGAAAACT CTGCAAGAGGACCAGAGCATCTTCCGTATGCGCTACTTGGGCGAAATTGAATTTGGTGCCACTGTCAAAAACCTGACATCGGAAGTTGGCGTGTCACGTTCCATTTTCAGCAATTTCCCGCAACAAGTTAAACATGACACGTCATATGAGCGGAACT ATACGCTGGAGCAATTGTCGAGCATTCGTCACAGGACAACGGCCAACGCCCAGCAGCTGACGTCGGCCATCAATGTGGTGCTGAAGCGCCTGGAGGGCACCTGGCCCTCGATGCAGCCGGCCTACAATGAGCTTAAGGAGTGGGCGGACATGTACTGGAGCATGGGCTGGATAGCCGCCATGGTGATCGTCTGGGTGGTGGTCTTCATGCTGATGTCCTACTGCTGCTTCCTCTGTGAATCGAACACAAAATCAGGCGTGGTCTTCTTCGTGGCCGTGATGATCATCTGCCTCGCCAGCATCGCCCTCACCTTCTACGGTGTCTTCTCGCTGGCGGTCGGGGGCAACGCGGAGGTCTTCCTCTGCCGCTCCCTGTACGACAAGGACTACGATATGATGGGTAAGCTATTCGACAAGCCCGGCTATGTGTATGCCCGCGAGCCCCAAACGGGTATCATTGGGGAGCTGCTGCGACCGGCCGGCGTCAATCGGTCCGTGGTGAATGTCAGCCTCGGCACGGCTCTCAG GGGCTGCGAACAAAATCAAGCGTCGTACAATGTCTTTCAATTGGATGCGTTCGTGAATACCACCAAAATAGCTGATTTGAAACAGTTCCCAAAAGTGTCGACGGCCATCGATTCAATTTCCGTGTCGGGGCGCACGCTGCTCTCGCTGACCCAATCCGTCCAGAGTATATTGGAGAATATGCTGCAGACGTCCTCATTCAATTTGACCACGTACCGCAGCAGTGTGGGGGCGCCCACGCCAGAAAAGGATTTGGCAACATTCATTGATCAAATGCAGAGGGTAGCCCTACAG ATTCAGGACGTGGCCACATCATCACGCATGACAACCCTGGGCAGCCGGTCGAAGCGCCTACAGGCCTCGATCCTGCAACCACTGGAGAACCTGCAGAACGAGATACTGTACCATCTGACGGCACTTGAACTGCAGCGGGATCCCTGGGCCAAGCAGGTCAATCAGACGCTCAACCATCTGAAGAGCATCCAGGGCTACCTGGAGAACAAGGCTGGCGAGATTTGCCACAACATGACGCGCCGCTACACAGACCG CCTGAAAGCGTACTTGACCAGCAGTAAGGCCACAATGGAATCGCAGCTGGGCGACACCACCACCAAGTGCCGGCCCTTCTACGACACCTTCGACGCCAGCCGCACCTTCCTCTGCCGCAACATGGTGGACTTCGTCAACGGCCTCACCTTCTTCATCCTTCTGACGCTGCTCCTGTGGGCCATTGGCACGCCAGTGGGTCTCAACTTGATCACCATCCAGACCCGCCTGAATGTGATGCAAGCGGCGCAGGCCCGCAGCAAGGCCAAACAGCGGCGGAGCGATCGCAGTccggagcgggagcgggaacGTGACCAGCGCAGCGACAGTCGGAGCCGGAAGAAGCAGCGGACGAGCAGTGCGTCGGGAACTGGCAGGAGTGTCCGTCGAGAGCAGAGCCGGGAGCGCAGCACGAGCAGCACGGCCCGGCCCAGACCACCGCT ACGTCGAACCGCCACCGAGGAAACACTGGACTTGGACGAGGACTCGAGCCCATCTAGGCAACCacatcagcagcaaccacCGCAACGGCGCCAGGAGacggagcgggagcgggagcgggtaCTGGATCGCGATCAGCGCAGtcgggagcgggagcgggagcgggagcgggagcgggagctgAGCCGCGGGCGGGACGTCTCGGCCGTCAACACGCCCGtgcgcagtcgcagtcgccaACAGCT GCGGCACGACCCCGAGGACGACAACTGGGGCTCATCCAGTGGTCCCAGTCGAGCCACCTCCAATGAGCGCGAGACCAGTCAGACTAAAAAGATTCTCAATATTTGGCAGTCGAGAAATAAGATCAAGCCACCTTCGCT TCAGAGGCAGGGCACCGAGGAGTACGACTTTGATGTGGCACCAGACGACATTGGATGGCGTTCCCATGTCCAGTCCAGTGCCAGTCCCGACCATCGGGCCGACCAACGCAGCCGACAGCCGACAGACACTCGCTCCAATCTCCGTACTAAGCAGAAGTT ACGTAGTACCAACGCGGATAGAGCTAGCAGCGAAATGGTTCGTCGACCCGTAACGCCCGTATTGAGTGTCAATCCAGATATTCCGGCCGCCGTTCCCATGCCCCGCACGCCGATGCGTTTGAAGAGCAAGGTCTCGCTGACTGCCCGAGCAGTGCAGGATATTGTCAACAAGCGGAGTCAGCGTCT CCAACGCACTGGTACCGATGACTTTGACTTTGATGAAAGCGATGCCTATGGTACTGGAGCACATCTAGAGGCGGACGTAGCGGC TGCCCGACGCACGCCTCCGCGCGGCGCCCCGCCTCCCCCGCCACCGCCAGCGGCCGGCATGAACAG AGGCTTAAGCGAGCGCACTGTGCGCTGGAACGAAGAAGAGGAGGAGGTAGTCTTCGAGGATGTCGACGCGCCGAACAGTCCCGTTTACTTGAGACAAAATCTCTAA
- the LOC108160251 gene encoding uncharacterized protein LOC108160251 isoform X3: MDLRNLTLPPPAATTIMSSSSSAAAGAAVGALVGAASAAGGPTTAALASIAAQTGTTIALATASSPTTTPATFFTYSIPGMDITPGPFIFTYVSEFLSLITPEELPLDSIRDVLHKNVSLLDFASNAIKIESGFIGLMSIFAILALVPLIATCAWCCGRRSTQEEVDHIRRAPVHIRDEALEESLRCRKSAGLVTLWIVFVLLTLSDLSIFYANSRLSAGIEMTPEMVKSAVHDVEVFLKDTHLQIKHKLDNGFHVSVERVVKDLEDVDVLLGEPIQAEISAHTGLELAYDSLTTLSLANAELIYRVLMLQETVGRALKLSQEAAARMEELQIQLSVLQRQCTYRDRPLCDTLRIRSFEENGVVDALKTLQEDQSIFRMRYLGEIEFGATVKNLTSEVGVSRSIFSNFPQQVKHDTSYERNYTLEQLSSIRHRTTANAQQLTSAINVVLKRLEGTWPSMQPAYNELKEWADMYWSMGWIAAMVIVWVVVFMLMSYCCFLCESNTKSGVVFFVAVMIICLASIALTFYGVFSLAVGGNAEVFLCRSLYDKDYDMMGKLFDKPGYVYAREPQTGIIGELLRPAGVNRSVVNVSLGTALRGCEQNQASYNVFQLDAFVNTTKIADLKQFPKVSTAIDSISVSGRTLLSLTQSVQSILENMLQTSSFNLTTYRSSVGAPTPEKDLATFIDQMQRVALQIQDVATSSRMTTLGSRSKRLQASILQPLENLQNEILYHLTALELQRDPWAKQVNQTLNHLKSIQGYLENKAGEICHNMTRRYTDRLKAYLTSSKATMESQLGDTTTKCRPFYDTFDASRTFLCRNMVDFVNGLTFFILLTLLLWAIGTPVGLNLITIQTRLNVMQAAQARSKAKQRRSDRSPERERERDQRSDSRSRKKQRTSSASGTGRSVRREQSRERSTSSTARPRPPLRRTATEETLDLDEDSSPSRQPHQQQPPQRRQETERERERVLDRDQRSRERERERERERELSRGRDVSAVNTPVRSRSRQQLQRTGTDDFDFDESDAYGTGAHLEADVAAARRTPPRGAPPPPPPPAAGMNRGLSERTVRWNEEEEEVVFEDVDAPNSPVYLRQNL; the protein is encoded by the exons ATTCCATACGCGATGTCCTACACAAAAATGTCAGCCTGCTCGATTTTGCCTCCAAT GCCATCAAAATCGAATCCGGTTTCATTGGCCTGATGAGCATCTTTGCTATCCTGGCCCTGGTCCCGCTGATTGCCACCTGTGCCTGGTGCTGCGGCCGCCGCTCCACGCAGGAAGAGGTGGACCACATACGTAGAGCCCCCGTCCACATACGCGACGAGGCTCTGGAGGAGAGTCTGCGGTGCCGCAAAAGCGCCGGCCTGGTCACACTCTGGATCGTCTTTGTGCTGCTCAC GCTGAGCGACCTTAGCATATTTTATGCCAACAGCCGCCTCTCGGCTGGCATCGAGATGACGCCTGAGATGGTGAAGTCAGCCGTGCACGATGTGGAGGTCTTCCTAAAGGACACGCATCTGCAGATCAAACACAAACTGGATAATGGCTTTCATGTTTCCGTCGAGAGAGTCGTCAAAGACTTGGAAG ACGTGGATGTTCTCCTCGGTGAGCCAATTCAAGCGGAAATATCTGCACACACTGGCCTTGAGCTGGCATATGATTCATTGACGACACTTAGCTTGG CGAACGCGGAGCTCATCTATCGCGTCCTCATGCTGCAGGAGACTGTCGGCCGAGCCCTGAAGCTCTCCCAGGAGGCCGCCGCACGCATGGAGGAGCTGCAGATACAACTGTCCGTGCTGCAGCGCCAGTGCACGTACCGGGACCGGCCGCTCTGCGAcacattgcgtatacgcagcttcgaggagaacggcgtcgtCGATGCCCTGAAAACT CTGCAAGAGGACCAGAGCATCTTCCGTATGCGCTACTTGGGCGAAATTGAATTTGGTGCCACTGTCAAAAACCTGACATCGGAAGTTGGCGTGTCACGTTCCATTTTCAGCAATTTCCCGCAACAAGTTAAACATGACACGTCATATGAGCGGAACT ATACGCTGGAGCAATTGTCGAGCATTCGTCACAGGACAACGGCCAACGCCCAGCAGCTGACGTCGGCCATCAATGTGGTGCTGAAGCGCCTGGAGGGCACCTGGCCCTCGATGCAGCCGGCCTACAATGAGCTTAAGGAGTGGGCGGACATGTACTGGAGCATGGGCTGGATAGCCGCCATGGTGATCGTCTGGGTGGTGGTCTTCATGCTGATGTCCTACTGCTGCTTCCTCTGTGAATCGAACACAAAATCAGGCGTGGTCTTCTTCGTGGCCGTGATGATCATCTGCCTCGCCAGCATCGCCCTCACCTTCTACGGTGTCTTCTCGCTGGCGGTCGGGGGCAACGCGGAGGTCTTCCTCTGCCGCTCCCTGTACGACAAGGACTACGATATGATGGGTAAGCTATTCGACAAGCCCGGCTATGTGTATGCCCGCGAGCCCCAAACGGGTATCATTGGGGAGCTGCTGCGACCGGCCGGCGTCAATCGGTCCGTGGTGAATGTCAGCCTCGGCACGGCTCTCAG GGGCTGCGAACAAAATCAAGCGTCGTACAATGTCTTTCAATTGGATGCGTTCGTGAATACCACCAAAATAGCTGATTTGAAACAGTTCCCAAAAGTGTCGACGGCCATCGATTCAATTTCCGTGTCGGGGCGCACGCTGCTCTCGCTGACCCAATCCGTCCAGAGTATATTGGAGAATATGCTGCAGACGTCCTCATTCAATTTGACCACGTACCGCAGCAGTGTGGGGGCGCCCACGCCAGAAAAGGATTTGGCAACATTCATTGATCAAATGCAGAGGGTAGCCCTACAG ATTCAGGACGTGGCCACATCATCACGCATGACAACCCTGGGCAGCCGGTCGAAGCGCCTACAGGCCTCGATCCTGCAACCACTGGAGAACCTGCAGAACGAGATACTGTACCATCTGACGGCACTTGAACTGCAGCGGGATCCCTGGGCCAAGCAGGTCAATCAGACGCTCAACCATCTGAAGAGCATCCAGGGCTACCTGGAGAACAAGGCTGGCGAGATTTGCCACAACATGACGCGCCGCTACACAGACCG CCTGAAAGCGTACTTGACCAGCAGTAAGGCCACAATGGAATCGCAGCTGGGCGACACCACCACCAAGTGCCGGCCCTTCTACGACACCTTCGACGCCAGCCGCACCTTCCTCTGCCGCAACATGGTGGACTTCGTCAACGGCCTCACCTTCTTCATCCTTCTGACGCTGCTCCTGTGGGCCATTGGCACGCCAGTGGGTCTCAACTTGATCACCATCCAGACCCGCCTGAATGTGATGCAAGCGGCGCAGGCCCGCAGCAAGGCCAAACAGCGGCGGAGCGATCGCAGTccggagcgggagcgggaacGTGACCAGCGCAGCGACAGTCGGAGCCGGAAGAAGCAGCGGACGAGCAGTGCGTCGGGAACTGGCAGGAGTGTCCGTCGAGAGCAGAGCCGGGAGCGCAGCACGAGCAGCACGGCCCGGCCCAGACCACCGCT ACGTCGAACCGCCACCGAGGAAACACTGGACTTGGACGAGGACTCGAGCCCATCTAGGCAACCacatcagcagcaaccacCGCAACGGCGCCAGGAGacggagcgggagcgggagcgggtaCTGGATCGCGATCAGCGCAGtcgggagcgggagcgggagcgggagcgggagcgggagctgAGCCGCGGGCGGGACGTCTCGGCCGTCAACACGCCCGtgcgcagtcgcagtcgccaACAGCT CCAACGCACTGGTACCGATGACTTTGACTTTGATGAAAGCGATGCCTATGGTACTGGAGCACATCTAGAGGCGGACGTAGCGGC TGCCCGACGCACGCCTCCGCGCGGCGCCCCGCCTCCCCCGCCACCGCCAGCGGCCGGCATGAACAG AGGCTTAAGCGAGCGCACTGTGCGCTGGAACGAAGAAGAGGAGGAGGTAGTCTTCGAGGATGTCGACGCGCCGAACAGTCCCGTTTACTTGAGACAAAATCTCTAA
- the LOC108160251 gene encoding uncharacterized protein LOC108160251 isoform X2 gives MDLRNLTLPPPAATTIMSSSSSAAAGAAVGALVGAASAAGGPTTAALASIAAQTGTTIALATASSPTTTPATFFTYSIPGMDITPGPFIFTYVSEFLSLITPEELPLDSIRDVLHKNVSLLDFASNAIKIESGFIGLMSIFAILALVPLIATCAWCCGRRSTQEEVDHIRRAPVHIRDEALEESLRCRKSAGLVTLWIVFVLLTLSDLSIFYANSRLSAGIEMTPEMVKSAVHDVEVFLKDTHLQIKHKLDNGFHVSVERVVKDLEDVDVLLGEPIQAEISAHTGLELAYDSLTTLSLANAELIYRVLMLQETVGRALKLSQEAAARMEELQIQLSVLQRQCTYRDRPLCDTLRIRSFEENGVVDALKTLQEDQSIFRMRYLGEIEFGATVKNLTSEVGVSRSIFSNFPQQVKHDTSYERNYTLEQLSSIRHRTTANAQQLTSAINVVLKRLEGTWPSMQPAYNELKEWADMYWSMGWIAAMVIVWVVVFMLMSYCCFLCESNTKSGVVFFVAVMIICLASIALTFYGVFSLAVGGNAEVFLCRSLYDKDYDMMGKLFDKPGYVYAREPQTGIIGELLRPAGVNRSVVNVSLGTALRGCEQNQASYNVFQLDAFVNTTKIADLKQFPKVSTAIDSISVSGRTLLSLTQSVQSILENMLQTSSFNLTTYRSSVGAPTPEKDLATFIDQMQRVALQIQDVATSSRMTTLGSRSKRLQASILQPLENLQNEILYHLTALELQRDPWAKQVNQTLNHLKSIQGYLENKAGEICHNMTRRYTDRLKAYLTSSKATMESQLGDTTTKCRPFYDTFDASRTFLCRNMVDFVNGLTFFILLTLLLWAIGTPVGLNLITIQTRLNVMQAAQARSKAKQRRSDRSPERERERDQRSDSRSRKKQRTSSASGTGRSVRREQSRERSTSSTARPRPPLRRTATEETLDLDEDSSPSRQPHQQQPPQRRQETERERERVLDRDQRSRERERERERERELSRGRDVSAVNTPVRSRSRQQLRHDPEDDNWGSSSGPSRATSNERETSQTKKILNIWQSRNKIKPPSLQRQGTEEYDFDVAPDDIGWRSHVQSSASPDHRADQRSRQPTDTRSNLRTKQKLRSTNADRASSEMVRRPVTPVLSVNPDIPAAVPMPRTPMRLKSKVSLTARAVQDIVNKRSQRLQRTGTDDFDFDESDAYGTGAHLEADVAAARRTPPRGAPPPPPPPAAGMNSDKVFIF, from the exons ATTCCATACGCGATGTCCTACACAAAAATGTCAGCCTGCTCGATTTTGCCTCCAAT GCCATCAAAATCGAATCCGGTTTCATTGGCCTGATGAGCATCTTTGCTATCCTGGCCCTGGTCCCGCTGATTGCCACCTGTGCCTGGTGCTGCGGCCGCCGCTCCACGCAGGAAGAGGTGGACCACATACGTAGAGCCCCCGTCCACATACGCGACGAGGCTCTGGAGGAGAGTCTGCGGTGCCGCAAAAGCGCCGGCCTGGTCACACTCTGGATCGTCTTTGTGCTGCTCAC GCTGAGCGACCTTAGCATATTTTATGCCAACAGCCGCCTCTCGGCTGGCATCGAGATGACGCCTGAGATGGTGAAGTCAGCCGTGCACGATGTGGAGGTCTTCCTAAAGGACACGCATCTGCAGATCAAACACAAACTGGATAATGGCTTTCATGTTTCCGTCGAGAGAGTCGTCAAAGACTTGGAAG ACGTGGATGTTCTCCTCGGTGAGCCAATTCAAGCGGAAATATCTGCACACACTGGCCTTGAGCTGGCATATGATTCATTGACGACACTTAGCTTGG CGAACGCGGAGCTCATCTATCGCGTCCTCATGCTGCAGGAGACTGTCGGCCGAGCCCTGAAGCTCTCCCAGGAGGCCGCCGCACGCATGGAGGAGCTGCAGATACAACTGTCCGTGCTGCAGCGCCAGTGCACGTACCGGGACCGGCCGCTCTGCGAcacattgcgtatacgcagcttcgaggagaacggcgtcgtCGATGCCCTGAAAACT CTGCAAGAGGACCAGAGCATCTTCCGTATGCGCTACTTGGGCGAAATTGAATTTGGTGCCACTGTCAAAAACCTGACATCGGAAGTTGGCGTGTCACGTTCCATTTTCAGCAATTTCCCGCAACAAGTTAAACATGACACGTCATATGAGCGGAACT ATACGCTGGAGCAATTGTCGAGCATTCGTCACAGGACAACGGCCAACGCCCAGCAGCTGACGTCGGCCATCAATGTGGTGCTGAAGCGCCTGGAGGGCACCTGGCCCTCGATGCAGCCGGCCTACAATGAGCTTAAGGAGTGGGCGGACATGTACTGGAGCATGGGCTGGATAGCCGCCATGGTGATCGTCTGGGTGGTGGTCTTCATGCTGATGTCCTACTGCTGCTTCCTCTGTGAATCGAACACAAAATCAGGCGTGGTCTTCTTCGTGGCCGTGATGATCATCTGCCTCGCCAGCATCGCCCTCACCTTCTACGGTGTCTTCTCGCTGGCGGTCGGGGGCAACGCGGAGGTCTTCCTCTGCCGCTCCCTGTACGACAAGGACTACGATATGATGGGTAAGCTATTCGACAAGCCCGGCTATGTGTATGCCCGCGAGCCCCAAACGGGTATCATTGGGGAGCTGCTGCGACCGGCCGGCGTCAATCGGTCCGTGGTGAATGTCAGCCTCGGCACGGCTCTCAG GGGCTGCGAACAAAATCAAGCGTCGTACAATGTCTTTCAATTGGATGCGTTCGTGAATACCACCAAAATAGCTGATTTGAAACAGTTCCCAAAAGTGTCGACGGCCATCGATTCAATTTCCGTGTCGGGGCGCACGCTGCTCTCGCTGACCCAATCCGTCCAGAGTATATTGGAGAATATGCTGCAGACGTCCTCATTCAATTTGACCACGTACCGCAGCAGTGTGGGGGCGCCCACGCCAGAAAAGGATTTGGCAACATTCATTGATCAAATGCAGAGGGTAGCCCTACAG ATTCAGGACGTGGCCACATCATCACGCATGACAACCCTGGGCAGCCGGTCGAAGCGCCTACAGGCCTCGATCCTGCAACCACTGGAGAACCTGCAGAACGAGATACTGTACCATCTGACGGCACTTGAACTGCAGCGGGATCCCTGGGCCAAGCAGGTCAATCAGACGCTCAACCATCTGAAGAGCATCCAGGGCTACCTGGAGAACAAGGCTGGCGAGATTTGCCACAACATGACGCGCCGCTACACAGACCG CCTGAAAGCGTACTTGACCAGCAGTAAGGCCACAATGGAATCGCAGCTGGGCGACACCACCACCAAGTGCCGGCCCTTCTACGACACCTTCGACGCCAGCCGCACCTTCCTCTGCCGCAACATGGTGGACTTCGTCAACGGCCTCACCTTCTTCATCCTTCTGACGCTGCTCCTGTGGGCCATTGGCACGCCAGTGGGTCTCAACTTGATCACCATCCAGACCCGCCTGAATGTGATGCAAGCGGCGCAGGCCCGCAGCAAGGCCAAACAGCGGCGGAGCGATCGCAGTccggagcgggagcgggaacGTGACCAGCGCAGCGACAGTCGGAGCCGGAAGAAGCAGCGGACGAGCAGTGCGTCGGGAACTGGCAGGAGTGTCCGTCGAGAGCAGAGCCGGGAGCGCAGCACGAGCAGCACGGCCCGGCCCAGACCACCGCT ACGTCGAACCGCCACCGAGGAAACACTGGACTTGGACGAGGACTCGAGCCCATCTAGGCAACCacatcagcagcaaccacCGCAACGGCGCCAGGAGacggagcgggagcgggagcgggtaCTGGATCGCGATCAGCGCAGtcgggagcgggagcgggagcgggagcgggagcgggagctgAGCCGCGGGCGGGACGTCTCGGCCGTCAACACGCCCGtgcgcagtcgcagtcgccaACAGCT GCGGCACGACCCCGAGGACGACAACTGGGGCTCATCCAGTGGTCCCAGTCGAGCCACCTCCAATGAGCGCGAGACCAGTCAGACTAAAAAGATTCTCAATATTTGGCAGTCGAGAAATAAGATCAAGCCACCTTCGCT TCAGAGGCAGGGCACCGAGGAGTACGACTTTGATGTGGCACCAGACGACATTGGATGGCGTTCCCATGTCCAGTCCAGTGCCAGTCCCGACCATCGGGCCGACCAACGCAGCCGACAGCCGACAGACACTCGCTCCAATCTCCGTACTAAGCAGAAGTT ACGTAGTACCAACGCGGATAGAGCTAGCAGCGAAATGGTTCGTCGACCCGTAACGCCCGTATTGAGTGTCAATCCAGATATTCCGGCCGCCGTTCCCATGCCCCGCACGCCGATGCGTTTGAAGAGCAAGGTCTCGCTGACTGCCCGAGCAGTGCAGGATATTGTCAACAAGCGGAGTCAGCGTCT CCAACGCACTGGTACCGATGACTTTGACTTTGATGAAAGCGATGCCTATGGTACTGGAGCACATCTAGAGGCGGACGTAGCGGC TGCCCGACGCACGCCTCCGCGCGGCGCCCCGCCTCCCCCGCCACCGCCAGCGGCCGGCATGAACAG CGACAAAGTCTTTATATTCTGA